In the Arachis ipaensis cultivar K30076 chromosome B10, Araip1.1, whole genome shotgun sequence genome, one interval contains:
- the LOC110267529 gene encoding zinc finger protein JACKDAW-like has product MMMSSSAAAPSSYRNPNSIPAVVKRKRSQPRRPDPEAEVIALSPKSLMVTNRFVCEICKKGFQRDQNLQLHRRGHNLPWKFRQREKEVVVVDVG; this is encoded by the exons ATGATGATGTCTTCATCAGCAGCAGCTCCTTCCAGTTATCGAAACCCTAATTCAATTCCAGCAGTAGTAAAGAGAAAGCGAAGTCAACCAAGAAGACcag ATCCAGAGGCAGAAGTAATAGCTCTATCGCCAAAGTCGCTGATGGTGACGAACCGTTTCGTGTGCGAGATATGCAAGAAAGGGTTCCAGAGGGACCAGAACCTGCAGTTGCACCGGCGAGGGCACAACCTGCCATGGAAGTTTCGGCAAAGGGAGAAGGAGGTGGTAGTGGTAGACGTGGGGTGA